The Engystomops pustulosus chromosome 1, aEngPut4.maternal, whole genome shotgun sequence genome has a window encoding:
- the NDNF gene encoding protein NDNF isoform X1, translating to MMLLSHWYIVLVLLPVCLKSQKLPTRDEELFQMQIKDKALFHDSSVIPDGAEISGYLFRDNPKRYFFVVEEDNTPLSVIVTPCDAPLEWKLTLQELPEEASGEGSGEPEPLEQQKQQILNEEGTELFSYKGNDVEYFVSTNSPSGLYQLELISTEKDTHFKVYATTTPESDQPYPELPYDPRVDVTSLGRTTVTLAWKPTPTSSILKQPIQYCVVINKEHNFKSICAVEAKINADDAFMMAPKPGLDFSPFDFAHFGFSSENDASKDRNFMSKTLSTKLVRQMTTKPKDDLQKVCIGNKNIFTVSDLKPDTQYYFDVFAVNSATNMSTAYVGTFARTKEEAKQKTVELKDGKVTDVFIKRKGAKFLRFAPVSSHQKVTFSVHSCLDAIQIQVRRDGKLLLSQSVEGVRQFQLRGKPKAKYLIRLKGSKKGASMLKILATSKFNKQPFPSLPEDTRIKAFDKLRTCSSVTIAWLGTQERNKYCVYKKEVDDDYSEEQKKREQNQCLGPDTRKKSEKVLCKHFYSQNLHKAVTTETIKGLEAGKSYMLDVYVMGHGGHSVKYQSKVIKTRKFC from the exons GATGTTGCTGTCTCACTGGTATATTGTGTTGGTCCTCCTGCCAGTTTGTTTGAAAAGTCAAAAATTGCCAACAAGAGATGAAGAACTGTTCCAGATGCAGATCAAAGATAAAGCTCTTTTCCATGATTCATCTGTAATTCCCGATGGAGCTGAGATCAGTGGTTATCTGTTTAGAGATAACCCTAAAAG GTATTTTTTTGTGGTAGAAGAAGACAACACTCCACTGTCAGTTATTGTCACACCGTGTGATGCACCTCTAGAGTGGAAGCTTACTCTACAGGAGCTACCGGAGGAGGCCAGTGGGGAAGGATCAG gtGAGCCAGAACCACTGGAGCAGCAAAAGCAGCAGATCTTGAATGAAGAAGGCACTGAGTTGTTCTCTTATAAAGGAAATGATGTGGAATACTTTGTATCTACAAATTCCCCATCTGGTTTGTATCAGTTGGAATTAATTTCAACAGAAAAGGACACACATTTTAAAGTTTATGCCACAACAACCCCGGAATCTGATCAGCCTTATCCAGAATTACCATATGATCCAAGAGTCGATGTAACATCACTTGGAAGGACCACAGTCACCCTGGCATGGAAGCCAACGCCCACATCCTCCATATTAAAACAGCCTATCCAGTACTGTGTTGTTATAAACAAGGAACACAACTTTAAAAGTATTTGTGCAGTTGAAGCTAAAATCAATGCTGATGATGCCTTTATGATGGCCCCTAAACCTGGGTTAGACTTTAGTCCCTTTGACTTTGCTCACTTTGGGTTTTCATCAGAAAATGATGCTAGTAAAGATCGAAATTTTATGTCAAAGACCTTATCCACAAAGTTGGTCCGTCAGATGACTACAAAACCAAAAGATGATCTTCAAAAGGTTTGCATTGGaaacaaaaatatatttacagtGTCTGATCTGAAACCTGATACCCAGTACTACTTTGATGTGTTTGCTGTTAATTCTGCTACAAATATGAGCACTGCTTATGTTGGAACATTTGCCCGAACCAAAGAGGAAGCCAAGCAAAAAACTGTAGAGCTGAAGGATGGCAAAGTCACTGATGTGTTCATCAAGAGGAAGGGTGCTAAATTCTTGAGGTTTGCTCCAGTCTCATCTCACCAGAAAGTCACTTTTTCAGTTCATTCATGCTTGGATGCCATCCAAATCCAAGTCAGAAGGGATGGAAAACTGCTATTGTCACAGAGTGTGGAAGGTGTACGCCAGTTTCAACTTAGAGGAAAACCTAAAGCTAAATATCTGATCAGGCTGAAAGGTAGCAAAAAAGGTGCTTCTATGCTTAAGATATTGGCTACATCAAAGTTCAACAAACAACCATTTCCTTCTCTTCCAGAAGATACAAGAATCAAAGCTTTTGACAAATTACGTACATGCTCTTCAGTCACAATAGCATGGCTGGGAACACAAGAAAGAAATAAGTATTGTGTATATAAAAAAGAGGTGGATGATGACTACAGTGAAGAGCAAAAGAAACGAGAACAAAACCAGTGTTTGGGTCCGGACACCAGAAAGAAATCAGAGAAAGTCCTCTGCAAACACTTCTACAGTCAGAACCTCCATAAAGCAGTCACCACAGAGACAATAAAAGGCCTTGAGGCTGGGAAGTCTTACATGTTGGATGTCTATGTCATGGGTCATGGAGGCCATTCAGTCAAATATCAAAGCAAAGTCATAAAGACAAGAAAGTTCTGTTAA
- the NDNF gene encoding protein NDNF isoform X2 — translation MLLSHWYIVLVLLPVCLKSQKLPTRDEELFQMQIKDKALFHDSSVIPDGAEISGYLFRDNPKRYFFVVEEDNTPLSVIVTPCDAPLEWKLTLQELPEEASGEGSGEPEPLEQQKQQILNEEGTELFSYKGNDVEYFVSTNSPSGLYQLELISTEKDTHFKVYATTTPESDQPYPELPYDPRVDVTSLGRTTVTLAWKPTPTSSILKQPIQYCVVINKEHNFKSICAVEAKINADDAFMMAPKPGLDFSPFDFAHFGFSSENDASKDRNFMSKTLSTKLVRQMTTKPKDDLQKVCIGNKNIFTVSDLKPDTQYYFDVFAVNSATNMSTAYVGTFARTKEEAKQKTVELKDGKVTDVFIKRKGAKFLRFAPVSSHQKVTFSVHSCLDAIQIQVRRDGKLLLSQSVEGVRQFQLRGKPKAKYLIRLKGSKKGASMLKILATSKFNKQPFPSLPEDTRIKAFDKLRTCSSVTIAWLGTQERNKYCVYKKEVDDDYSEEQKKREQNQCLGPDTRKKSEKVLCKHFYSQNLHKAVTTETIKGLEAGKSYMLDVYVMGHGGHSVKYQSKVIKTRKFC, via the exons ATGTTGCTGTCTCACTGGTATATTGTGTTGGTCCTCCTGCCAGTTTGTTTGAAAAGTCAAAAATTGCCAACAAGAGATGAAGAACTGTTCCAGATGCAGATCAAAGATAAAGCTCTTTTCCATGATTCATCTGTAATTCCCGATGGAGCTGAGATCAGTGGTTATCTGTTTAGAGATAACCCTAAAAG GTATTTTTTTGTGGTAGAAGAAGACAACACTCCACTGTCAGTTATTGTCACACCGTGTGATGCACCTCTAGAGTGGAAGCTTACTCTACAGGAGCTACCGGAGGAGGCCAGTGGGGAAGGATCAG gtGAGCCAGAACCACTGGAGCAGCAAAAGCAGCAGATCTTGAATGAAGAAGGCACTGAGTTGTTCTCTTATAAAGGAAATGATGTGGAATACTTTGTATCTACAAATTCCCCATCTGGTTTGTATCAGTTGGAATTAATTTCAACAGAAAAGGACACACATTTTAAAGTTTATGCCACAACAACCCCGGAATCTGATCAGCCTTATCCAGAATTACCATATGATCCAAGAGTCGATGTAACATCACTTGGAAGGACCACAGTCACCCTGGCATGGAAGCCAACGCCCACATCCTCCATATTAAAACAGCCTATCCAGTACTGTGTTGTTATAAACAAGGAACACAACTTTAAAAGTATTTGTGCAGTTGAAGCTAAAATCAATGCTGATGATGCCTTTATGATGGCCCCTAAACCTGGGTTAGACTTTAGTCCCTTTGACTTTGCTCACTTTGGGTTTTCATCAGAAAATGATGCTAGTAAAGATCGAAATTTTATGTCAAAGACCTTATCCACAAAGTTGGTCCGTCAGATGACTACAAAACCAAAAGATGATCTTCAAAAGGTTTGCATTGGaaacaaaaatatatttacagtGTCTGATCTGAAACCTGATACCCAGTACTACTTTGATGTGTTTGCTGTTAATTCTGCTACAAATATGAGCACTGCTTATGTTGGAACATTTGCCCGAACCAAAGAGGAAGCCAAGCAAAAAACTGTAGAGCTGAAGGATGGCAAAGTCACTGATGTGTTCATCAAGAGGAAGGGTGCTAAATTCTTGAGGTTTGCTCCAGTCTCATCTCACCAGAAAGTCACTTTTTCAGTTCATTCATGCTTGGATGCCATCCAAATCCAAGTCAGAAGGGATGGAAAACTGCTATTGTCACAGAGTGTGGAAGGTGTACGCCAGTTTCAACTTAGAGGAAAACCTAAAGCTAAATATCTGATCAGGCTGAAAGGTAGCAAAAAAGGTGCTTCTATGCTTAAGATATTGGCTACATCAAAGTTCAACAAACAACCATTTCCTTCTCTTCCAGAAGATACAAGAATCAAAGCTTTTGACAAATTACGTACATGCTCTTCAGTCACAATAGCATGGCTGGGAACACAAGAAAGAAATAAGTATTGTGTATATAAAAAAGAGGTGGATGATGACTACAGTGAAGAGCAAAAGAAACGAGAACAAAACCAGTGTTTGGGTCCGGACACCAGAAAGAAATCAGAGAAAGTCCTCTGCAAACACTTCTACAGTCAGAACCTCCATAAAGCAGTCACCACAGAGACAATAAAAGGCCTTGAGGCTGGGAAGTCTTACATGTTGGATGTCTATGTCATGGGTCATGGAGGCCATTCAGTCAAATATCAAAGCAAAGTCATAAAGACAAGAAAGTTCTGTTAA